gtcagtgaggattataagaaaaaatgttgcgatatttaaacacatagtgcaagaatgtaaatcatgtcctaatttggggaacctctttgtgcccgaggtaggcctagcgacaagtcgATTTGGAGatcttataatgctaaatgcctcattttattgataaaaagtagacgaatcccaaagcgacactaaataataggaaataaaatgtcactagtggccatgggccttattacattcataaaacgaaaagtaaagactcctatctacttggtcgcagaaagaccttccccagactcggcatttttggctccatcgaacagcttcaccagctcgcgaagtcccaaCAGCAAGTAGGCTCTAGCCAGGTGTTCACCCTCGTTTCCCTCAAcattctggcagtcctcgatcctcttgatgaatttcctttccagctccactagACCCCGTTCCAAGTATCCTAGTTGCTTGTTGGtgctgacagccatgtctttccattcttcaatcagcttttggtgggcttcttgaatctctcGGTGttcgctttcacattcccgaatcctattgcgcagttggttgtatttgacctgtgcttcagccctttcgtcgatgattctgtgacctcgaacaaacccaggttgccccagaccattgtgattgtTCTCCAGTcatcctgaatagtatggggtgcagccagcatggtatctgtctaGCTCAATAGTATCtctccccatgatgatcttgcaatgccacatatgctgagcttggcacttataaggactgtcaccAGCTTGGAAGTCGGCCCAGAAGTGattcatcttgtcgacccttggtataacctgtttcctaccagcctgtctcataaccaggagagggacataagggtaggttcctctcaaaccgatcagtatcagaaataGTGCGTCCCTGGATCAggcgatgaactcttcagtagggaaccactcgaacatccattgtatttgatcctcagtcaaATTTTCAAACAACTCCACCCATCcattggcatcttctggctgagcaaacatgttgggcatgtagttcattcgccttggttgatggaaggctatatgatcgtcccagtgtctatgctgaatctcttgccgatattcacccctttggagatgctccatgagccaaagttggagtagcaagttgcaaccctcgaagtgtggggctccttgttgacactttttcagggctcggtatatctctgcgatgatcatgggcactatgctaaatggttgtcccCCAATTCCCTCtatcaaagttttggtgaccatggctagcctggtgtggatccttgctttcttcattggaaacactatcatccccaaaaaatagaacatgaagacaaagacccttcggtgaatatgccccaacgatgtaAGGGCAAACTCATCCGGATAAGTATGGTAGGATTTGCTATGACCGTACCtttcgtacaaataatcaaagggaatgtaagattccttcaaacatgtcaagtctaGATTCTTCcttaggcccatcattttgaggaaacctctacccttgctattttccggcattaacaaacccggagtctcccatggtataccagtcaatcctcctatttcctctagcaggggtgtTATCTTAATCTCCCCGAAGCGAAACACGGACCTATCATAGTCCCAGAAcaaagtagcagcttctatgattttgttgttgggttggacctccaggagagaaggtagatttcctaggtattttcggacaagagtctgatcactggaatgaagatcctcccaccagcttagcaaccttgggtgaatgtttgtgaccatgccgaatctgaggacttcgtgcctcatgtttctgcaagacaaaagggtcagtcccttacccccaccagactcgactattaaataccaataattggcataaaagcatttaattctccaaataaatgcacaaaacgtgatagtgtccgtttgggtttttgggaaacccagtggactttggtaaggctatcttaaagagtcattatgcggacaacataactgacttggctaggtttgaccatgatgcatgcacaattaaacaaattaaggtttctatgggatttttagactggtaccctttagcggacaactcaagagggaaaggcactgaaccgtcgactacaccgttgatcgactggttttactgcaaatacgcctttgctGGATTTAAAGGGTGaaaatatcggaagagcgcaaccactcattataaacgttgctatggtatttgtttggcaagagtggaatatgatgttgaaaacatgtttatgcaatgattaaacaagttgtcacgtatttgcacgttcataaagtaataattacaataatttaaaacagtcataaaggagtgcagtagaggaaagcagtaaaggagacaagggaaagaaacaagagacgaGTCAGTTTCGCAATCGAAAAgaaaattaaatgcttaaaagaaataaacaaataattgtgcataaagaagcataaatcacaataatagtctgaaatggtaaaagcctaaatttccccagcagagtcgccatgttgtcgcgccccctttttctctcgcgaaatagggtttatgacattgacaactcttttaacgggtattaaaagagaagagtcgccacctaatgattaaagtgcattaggacactaagaagagtttgatttaggaaaaccaaagatcgagtaagggcttgaaattatccctaAGGGAAGGTAtaaggcacccctcaggatccactagtgtggttcccggccatactATAATTGTGTAAATAAGAGTTTCAAATATGAAAGGGTTTTCACATAAGGGTTGCAGatagataaaattaaaagaagtgaaaggcaagctgaaatttgagaaaaatggtttaaaattttaaaaggtaaacaacgaaataaacaagtaaaggaaagggggtcctaagtttataaataatatggatcacccaacacaatgtccggtaatcgcTCCTCGatgaggggttacacgtgacattatcgcgtggtcatcacaTCCATAtataccctttcccaccccattaaggtgttaaagcgtggaatagtctcgtttacttattgcatgctattacccgccccaattcTATCAGCCCCGGAGGTGCTTGGGACTATTAATCCTATAATGGTGGAAAAgttggcttatttgtggtttcaaaaggtaaataTACTAAGGCAACAaacaaaacatgtatagcaagtattgggaaaacacataaacaggtatggctcaaataaacctcctcaaatcaaagaaaaacatctagtttagcatgtcttgcatgtactaattagggtctgattaaaacttaaaaggggAGACCAggctaatttatcacatattttcagataagaagtccgaattaggcctacCCGCTGGTCGTAATTAACAAAGAAAACTGGTGCAGTCATAACttttatcctaaggcttgcctaagtgttagaagaaacctataggcatgatatctactggtttcagaaaagatgaagtgcactgattttagaagaggtcgtcagttattcagggaagacgagttttgacaaaagattctAAAATCGACAATGATATTGTcgattttagacttataggtgAACGAAAATGTTTCATACTAGGttgttaattcctataggcatgctttctaggtgttgttgactttaaaaacattgttattgacatgcaaaaatcctataggcaggtcatctatatgcagttagttatttaactcctataaactggtttgcctaatgacagatgcacatgcaaattgcaggaagtcctataggcatattatctatagGGTACGCAGAATTTTAGAATTGACTTATGgacatggtctctatataatacagaagtgcagaaacctatagacatggtctctatataatacagaagtgcagaaacctatagacatagtatctatatgaaatgcagaagtgcaaaagtataataattccctatgaacatgatatctatatgaaatgcggatgtgcagaagtataataattccctatgaacatgatatctatatgaaattcggaagtgcagaagtataatgattccctatgaacatgatatctacccttttgCAGGCATGATTCCCTCCCTTTTCACAagccatccccaatagttattacaagttattacagcccggaatgaaataagaaaagcaaaattaaaagtacaaccaaaggggagcctaattcagactccatgtctgaaatatgagatgaacTAACTCtaaagatcatgatccaaagcctttctctcatctttggatgtgtcagagttccctaagagtctcatatggactccgggcagtgctcacacccaaatatTACCAGATTaagaacatagtgcagtgtggaagggccagccctcaagtgtccaagttcagagggaactaaaggtcccaaggcaaggctcacaagaggggggcagaacctagaaactaggagagagtgcaagtgcagaagtgAAATTATGAAAGGGGAAAGGGGGGAAAAGGGAACAACTTAAAAATCAGTGCATATAGGGGTATAGAAGAGTAGGGAATTTGCAAGAACACAAGAGAAGCAGGCTGATGGGCATACTCAGCAATGggatatgctggcacaccctccagcctgttaGAGGTTAGGACCTCACTGGTTCAGAACTCAAGTCATGGGCAACAACTCATGTTGCCATGCCCTAAGTCACCACTTACAAACATATAGGGGTAATGGGGTAGGGAGCAAAGATTCATAGTAGAAATATGCAGTAGAACATAGGCATATAAAGTTAAATATTGAACTCTACATAAGCAGTAAGGTAGCCATGGATATAAAAACTTTAAGTAAGTACATTGGGGTGATGCTGAAactaaaattaggacataccagtttcagagaaaacaaacaaagagaaagcagtagtcttgtaaagccaaagtgcaaacgAGCAATCAGAATGCTATGAGTTTAGAAGAGGATTGTGAAGTGTAGAAGTATTGAATTGAAGGTGTcctaaagtgcagaagggtcgtgcccttttatagtgcagaaagcaagtagaaataggtaagaaaaatagtttggaaatcaattacacaaggtctccctttaattaagggattctgatttcaaacgggcaaaataattaaggaaaggggTCAATCAAACACTTTTCCAGAGCAGTACaagaggggtaaatacatagaggtttatttaaggacaaagttttgatagtacacggtttgtgcaaataaggaaaggaaatcagtcAACAGCTAGTAAATCAGAAATTGAAGATTTCGTATGAATGAACCAGGTCAGAAAGATGGGAAGGGTTTCGACTTAAGGAAAATTAGTACAATCAAttaaacttattaaaaggaattctgaatcaatcacaagttggaaaaccattttgaagaaagattcctcatatataaaagcacacagacacgttaaacatgaagaattttgtcatgctattcaatagaagagtctagtgtaggagaatcagaattgtgtgcaaacaaaagaagttcacacttagttcatagacccagaaataagtctgaaagagtcaagggtcctcaaacagaaccctagtttgatcatatgaccaaactcggaggaaacacccaaattctagggttttcgactcgagtcaaatacagagatgaggaggcaacaGGCTCAGAGATTTCCTTTCAGAATCTCATGAGAAGACAAGCAAATACAAATAATATTCAAAGCAGACAGAGCGTAGAAGCATAATGAGAGAATAGTCACGACAGTAAAAGAAACgtgtttaagaaaaccttttagaagggacttaaacagagtccagtagaaggcaaacaaaacttaagaactcagtaggaaatacatacagtagaagaacacaaaaataccggaaaagcatagcaaaagatCATATAGGAAAATACATCAAGATAAACATGCGAGCATGGTACAAAACAGAGTAGAAAAACAAAGCACAGAATAACATGCATGataaaggaaaacataagaacatagtagaagaacatgcgtggtagaaaaaaaaaacataagaacataatatagacaaatacacacaaagaaaagaagaagaaaagtcagagaaacattttaagcttttcagaaaaaccctaaatcggaaagaagtaatttttgaaagaaaaattagggaaaacgtttaaaaactcaagtagagcacaaaTATAGAACAGATTTAAGAAAACAATTGGAGAAAACCTCAAATAGCTAGGGTTTCATAGGAACCCTAAagcgagaaaggcttggaaaaggtcCGATCTGAGTCGGATAAGTCAAAAATAGGCTCATAATGCTTGgatatgccggagcaaggccggagaggccatagaaccttgaATTGGAGAGGACTGAATGGACACCATTGAGGTCATACCTCGAAACTTCGAACACCAAGTGTTTAAGAGCAAAGGGAGATGCGTTtaagccatccatggcctgagaggccatggattccggtgagctGAAGGTAGAAGACAGTAGAAGATGATTAGGGTTTcaagaaccttcgagagagtttgagagagggggGTATTCAGAGGCGGCTGATAGAATGAAATgagttagggttaggggtgtggacggataaaaaaaggaaaggggaaatcgTGGCTGTtgatcagattgatcaacggcctggattaaaaggggtttgggtcgggtagttTTAAATGGGTTAAGGGTTGGGTTAAATGGAATTGGGCTGGTCCGAAATTGGGTTTGAAATTGGGACAATTAGGGGaaccaattttggctataattgaaacaaaatgggccagattttaaatagccacttttctctttttatttttataaaaatagtaaaatgacttCTGAAAATATAATATTGAGTCAATTAatgatatataaatattaatttaaaaatattggaaccaatttcataattataaaatgctattaatcttaaaataggctaaaattgcaattatatgcaatttagcttttaaaataccaaataaatttgtaaaaaatatataaaaattatcctagctatattttagtataaatatgagaataaagtaagtcattcaccaaaatgataattttggaaataattattggtttttgtactgctaaaatgggcaataaatcagtttaaaaatcttttagaaattagaaaaattattgaaacacttggacatacttatatatgcatatatatgctattttgaaagtatttgcatgtaaaaatatatagggaaaaattgggtatcaacaaatgGATTCTTTGAAACTGGAGGACGTACAACGACAGTCACAGCCTTCTGCATCTTATGCTCCAGCTGATCCCATCATTCCTCGACGTCTATATGAGTTGTGGGTTCACGTCGTGGCTCAGCTCAATGTGTACAAGGCTCTTCATGTTGATGGGAGGGCGTCCGAAGTGGAGCTTCAGGATGTATGTGCCAAGGCTCGCGTAGCTCGTGATGCATGCGGGTATGATCCTCTTATGCCTGACGGAGATGATATCAATTCTGACGATGCGAACAGACTCACCTCCGACTCTTGGTACGAAGACATGTATGCCACCGGGAATGATATGTAGTATTTGTTTTGTACTTACTTTTTGCTTCGCGATTTTTGTAAGGGCATCTTTGAGCCCTTTTTAAAGACAAATATTTGTAACATATTTGCTATGGATGGAGGTCGTTTTGGTCGTACATCTCTGagttgttttctttcttctttttttgacgACTTCTGCCATAGTTACATCGCTTCGACGCTTTGTTGAAATGCTACACTTATTATATTGAGTTTAGTTGAACTCTTTTGGTTGGCAACGGCCTTAACCGTCGGGATATTATTTTCGAGTTggcgtcgaagtagtatcccgttaTAGTTTGAGTGATACCAAACTCattttttgtcgatggccttggccattgggatgttgctttcgAGCTGGCACTGAAGTAAGATCACGTCGTAGTTTGAGTGATGTCGAACTCATTTTacgtcgatggccttagccattgggatgttactttcaagCTGGCGCTGAAGTaatatcccgtcgtagttcgagtgaTGTCGAACTCATTTTTTGTCGatgtccttggccattgggatgttgctttcgAGTTGGTACCGAAGTAAGATCCCATCTTAGTTCAAGTGATGTCAAACTCGTTTTgcgtcgatggccttagccattgggatgttgctttcgAGATGGCGCCGAAGTAATATCATGTCGTAGTTCGAATGATGTCGAACTCattttttgtcgatggccttggcgaTTGGGATGTTGCTTTCGAGATGGCGCCAAAGTAAGATCCCGTCATAGTTCGAGTGATATCGAACTCGTTTTACATTGATGGACTTAGCCAATGGGATGTTACTTTTAAGCTGGCACCGAAGTAATATCCCGTCGTAGTTTGAGTGGTGTCGAACTCgttttttgtcgatggccttagccattgggatgttattTTGGAGCTGGcgccgaagtagtatcccgtcgtgagggtggcattttattttattttttggagtgTCGTGGATGCCAGTTTCATTTATACATTACAGATGTGTGTTGCTTTCGTATACATAGTGGAGTGATTTTATTCATATGTCGGATATACATGTCGACTTCGTACATATAATGGAGATATACATAATGGAGTGATTTTATTCATATGTCGGATATACATGTCGACTTCGTACATATAATGGAGATTAtacctagtcccttcattgctCGGCCTGGGGATGTAATCGGTAGGCGGGGCAATGAACAATACTTCGAACCTCGAGATGTCCCCCttgtcgcctcattaaaaacctccccgagaaaaccaaattgggacaaaactcgggTGAGGGAAAAAGGGTACAACTCGGGCAACGTCTTTTTTCAGAAGTGGAAGTACTTGAGGTAGGCGACATTCCAGTTATTTTGCAATAGCTTTCCTTCCATTCTTTCTAGCTGGAATGCTCCTTTACTTGTTGCTGCTGTGATTTTGTACAGCCCGTCCCAATTTGttcctagtttcccttcattcgggtccTTCGCTGCTTGCGTTTTGGCCTTTAGTAGGTAGTTCTCGACTCTGAGTGGTCGTACTTTGGCCTTCTTGTTATAGTACctttctgcttgttgtttttgggccaCCATTCTTATGTGTACCATATCCCTTCGTTCTTCGACCTCATCCAGGTCTTGTAACCTACTTTCATCGTTGCTTGATCCACTCTCATTGGAGTATCTCAGGCTAGGTTCCCCGACCTCAACGGGTATGACTATGTCGGTGTCATAGACCAGTGAATACAACTTCTCACCTATGCTGGTCTTCGGCGTTGTGCGGTAGGCCCACAGCACTTTTGGTAGTAGTTCCAGCCATAGCCCTTTGACATCTTCAACCTTTTTATTTAATATGTTTAATATTGTTTTATTGGAGGATTCCGCTTGACCGTTGCCGGCAGgatgatatggcgtggagagtatccACTTGATATGCCATTTTTCGAAGAACTCAGTCATCTTTTTCCCGACAAACTGGGGTCCATTATcgcaactgatttctttggggatgccaaaGTGGCATATGATGTTTTTCTAGATGAACGTGATAACCTCTTATTCACGTATTTGAGCGAACGCACCTGTTTtcacccatttggaaaaatagtcagttaaaaccaaaaggaaacgTATCTTACCTCGCCCTACTGGGAGGGgcccgacgatatccatcccccattttacAAATGGCCATGGAGAGTTGATAGACTGTAGGAGTTCCCCTGCCTGGTGTATCATAGGGGCGTATTTCTGGCATTGCTCGCATTTCTTGACGTACTCTGCGGCCTCTTTTTTCATAGTGGACCAGTAGTATCCTGTACAAATAAGACACCTAATAAGGGCTTAGTTACCGGTATGGGCGCAGCAGTGGCCTTTATGCACCTCCTCGAGCACACGCCTTATTTGATTGGGTCCGAGGCATTTACCTAACGGGCCGCCGAACGTCCTTTTGTAAAGGTCGTGGTTTATGAGACAGTATCTGGCTGCAGGTATTCGgagctttttggcttcttttttatcttgtGGTAGTGTTCCTTCCTGTAGATATGATACGATGTGATTATGCCAGTTCTAAGTTAAAtttatagaatgtacctcgacTTGGTATATTGATGAGTGGAGAAGGGTGACCACATTCTCCTTGGTGATGTTTTTAGTTACTGCTGCCAGCTTGGCGAGACCATCTGCTTCGATGTTTTGTGCTCGAGGTATTTGGTCAAATCGACATTCGTCGAATTCTGGCAGCAGTTTGTGGATTTCAGTTTGGTATTTCTGCAACCTTTTGTTCTTTAATTTGGAAAGTCCCAGTAACTTGGTTCACAACGAGTTGAGAGTCGCAGCGGAGGATGACCCGCCGAGCACCATACTTGAGGGCCAATTTTTATCCTgtaattacggcctcatactcggcctcattgttagtcatttcAGGACATCGTACCGATTGGCGAATTACTTCTCCCATTGGGACTTTGAGTACAAGTCCCAGTCCCGATCCTGACGCGTTGGATGCGTCGTCAGTGTAGAGGACCCAGAGGTCGGATCGCTCAGATGAAGTACGAAGCACTGCTTGCTCGACTTCGGGCAGTATCTCTGCACTAAAATCGGTGATGAAGTCGGCGAGCACCTACGATTTTATTGTTGTTCGCGATTGGTATGTTATATCATGCTCGCtcaattctatggcccatttggccaacctacccGATAGTTCAGGTTTGTGTAGGATACTCCTGAGAGGAAAGGTTGTTACTACCTTTAtggggtggcactgaaaatatggtctaagctttcgtgaagctacgactagcGCCACAGCCAGTTTGTCAAAGTGGCGGTACCTTGTTTCAGCGTCAATTAGggttttgctgatatagtaaattggAGACTGCGTACCTTGGCTTTCTTGGACTAGAACTGCCCTTACCGCGACTTCGGATATGGCTAGGTAGACTAGGAAGCACTTGTCTGGGTTTGCTTTGGCGAGTAAGGGTGGCGAAGACAAGTACGCTTTTAGTTTCCTCAAGGCGTCGACGCACTCTGCATTCCACTAGAGCTCGTTGTCCTTCCTTAATACATTAAAGAATTTATGGCACATATCCGATGAccgtgagatgaacctcgacaAGGCTGTTATCCGTCCCATCAATTTTTGTACCTATTTTTTGCTGGTCAGTGTTTCAGATATTCCTTCGATGGCTTTAATCTTTTCTGGGTTGACCTTGATGCCTCTTTGTGAAACTTAGAAACCGAGGAAATTTACCGAGCTTACGCCGACGGTGCATTTTTCGGGGTTTAGTTTCATGCTGTACCGTCTCAATATGTCGAAGGCTTCCTTGAGATGACCGATATGATCTTCTTTCCTCTTGACTTAACCAGCATATCATCGATGTAGACTTCCATTGTTTTGCAAAGTTGGtttttgaacattttggtgaccaatctCTGATATGTTGCCCCCCTCCCCCATTCTTTAGTTCAAACGGCATCACTTTATAGCAGTATGTTCCctggtgagtgatgaaagtggttttCTCCTGGTCTTCTTCTTCCATAAGGATCTGATTGTAACCCGAATAAGCATCCAAGAAGCTTAGTAACTCGTGTCCTGTTGTTGCtcgatgagctggtcgatgtgtggcaatggaaaagaatctttcggacatgccttgtttaggtccgtgaaatctacacatattcaccattttccatttttctttttcaccatgaccacattggcgacccattgagGATATTTCGATTCCCGGACGGAGCAATTTGTGAGTAGCTTATCGACCTCTTCGCTGACGGCTTCGTTAATTGCGACGTTGAACTTCCTTCTCATTTGTCGCACTGGAGGATATAGGGGGTCGACGTTTAACTTTGGGTAGCGATATCTTTTGGGATGCCTGACATATTTGCATGGGAGAAGGCAAACATATCGGCATGGTCAGTCAAGAACTTATGAAATTTACCTAGTTCAGAGAGGTTGTGCCCGATATAAGCCTTTTTTGTGTTGTCATTGCCGTCTAGCAGGATGAGATCAAGATTTTCTATCGTTGATTCGGGTGCTTCCACGATGTCGGGGTCCTTGATAATGTTTGTTCGCACGTTAAGTTTGGCTCCCTACATTGCTGATTGCTATGCTTCCATATTTGCTCCTTTGAGTTGTTGGGTGTGTGCGCAATCTTGGGCGATAAGATAGCATTCTTGTGCGGTGTGTTGCTCCCCTCGAATGTTGAATATTCCCCATGGGGTAGGAAACTTGATCACTTGATAGAGATTGGAAGGGATCGctcgcatggcgtgtatccacgggcgccctatgatggcgttgtaggGTGGTTTCCTGGTTCATGATGTGAAATGTCATTTCTAGGGTGACTCCTCCGACTAGGACGGGTAGCACTATATCTACAGAAGTTCGttcaactgcattattaaaacctgtTAGCGTTATACAGCGCGGTATTATTTTATCTTCGAGTCTCATCTGCACGAggactcgaggatggataatacacgcgccgctcccgtcatctaccattattctttttacatcagTATCTGCGATAcgtaaagtgataacaagagcATCGTAGTGAGAGAAAGACAAACCGCCAACatccgacttatcgaagatgatattgtcttcgaggtcatcataccgtTCGTGAGTGATTGATCGTTTGAGTTTATGTGTGGTGGTGAACTTGACATGATTGATCGCTACATCATCGCCCCCGCCgatgatcatttgtatggtacgAGCGGGAGAAGGCAGTTTTGGAGGACCTTGGGGTTGTTCGCGTATGCGGGCAAAGTTAGTCCGTCCTCGATCGCTCAGCAGCTCCTTCAGGTGACCCTGGTTTAGCATTTGTACTACTTCCTATCATAGACCTATGCAATCTTCGATCTTGTGACCCCTTTCTTGGTGAAATTCGCAGAAAGCGCTTCACTTTCGAGTGTTGGGGTCTGACCTCATCTTTTGCGTCCATTGCACCTTTGGACTATGTTTCTCTAAggcgtacactatttctgaaggagaaacacaaaaattgtgagtggATAGGAGTGGAGGCATACCTTTCTCATGTCTATGTGGTGACGTATGTTGAGGGAGAGCGTCCGTGCGTCGTGGTGGAGGCGGCGCGAATGTCCTAACGTAGGGTTGATACCTTTCTCGACCGGAGCGGGGCCCCAACTGATCTCTTCGATCCTCGTTGCGACGATCTTTCCTTGCTTCGGTTTGGAATGACGTCAACCGTTGGGTTAGGACATTTAGATCGTCCTTGTCGGCTCGTACCTCGGTGCAGTAGGCGTTATGGATTTCTTCCCAAGTAGttggagggtatttcatgagcctGCTCAGCAATTTTCTGGTTGCCCTCGACCTGTTTCTGTTTAATCCGTTCTGGAAGGCTTCTACTACCATTCCTTCTGACACATTCGGCAAGCTCATTCTCACCCTGTTGAATCGAGCTAAGAAGTCCCTGAGTCCCTCGTTGTGCATCTGTCTTATGGCAAATATATTATTTACCCTAGCATCTACCTTTTTGGCTCCTGCATGGGCGGTGACGAATTTGTCTGCCATTTCCTCGAATGTTGCTATCGAGCGTGCTGGTAGTTGAGAGTAC
Above is a window of Nicotiana tabacum cultivar K326 chromosome 8, ASM71507v2, whole genome shotgun sequence DNA encoding:
- the LOC142163288 gene encoding uncharacterized protein LOC142163288 is translated as MTEFFEKWHIKWILSTPYHPAGNGQAESSNKTILNILNKKVEDVKGLWLELLPKVLWAYRTTPKTSIGEKLYSLVYDTDIVIPVEVGEPSLRYSNESGSSNDESRLQDLDEVEERRDMVHIRMVAQKQQAERYYNKKAKVRPLRVENYLLKAKTQAAKDPNEGKLGTNWDGLYKITAATSKGAFQLERMEGKLLQNNWNVAYLKYFHF